A segment of the Candidatus Sumerlaea chitinivorans genome:
TGAGCGCTACCGTACGCTGATTGAGCGGTTAGGACTCCGCAAGTAAGAAGCCGGAAATCAAGCGGAAGAGTCACGAAAAGTATCGCAAGACGCCGCTTTCAGTGGCTGCATTTTGGGGCGCAGCCCGTGTGAGGGCTTGATGAAAAGTAAACGTTGCGGCGGGTTTTTTGCTGGCCCGCCGCATCATTTTTTGTTAGCAAGTGTAGAACATAACGAGGAACCGGTGGCACGGAGGGAGGGATGTCCCGCCGAATGTGCGGGACGGGTTCGGGCTTTTAAGCTTCGGCGGAAAGCAGGCGCGAAACTTCTGCCGAAACGTAAAATCCCGACAGAATCCCTTCTTCCCAAGCCTCTCCGGTCCCCCAACATATTTTGATTCCAACGCTATTGCTTTGGCTTGGAAGAAAGGATCACGAAAGTGACAGAAGCAAACTCAACCATCGCGACCTCGGTCGCAGAAGTGTCTGTTCCATTTGGACCGGACAAACTCATTCTTAGCACGGGAAAACTCGCGAAGCAGGCTAACGGAAGTGTATTGGCAACCGTTGGCGGGACGGTGGTGCTTGCCACGGTGGTTATGGCTCCGCCACGCCCCGAGCCACTCGACTTTTTCCCTCTCACGGTGGATTACCGCGAAAAATTGTACGCGGCAGGACGAATCCCCGGCGGATACTTTAAGCGCGAAGGGCGCCCGACGGAGCCTGAGATTCTACGGGCGCGCCTGATCGACCGGCCAATTCGCCCCCTGTTCCCCGACGGCTTCACCCAAGAGGTGCAAGTCTACGTCAACGTGTTATCGTTTGATGGGCAAAACAATGCCGACGTGGTAGGTTTGTGTGCAGCGTCAGCAGCCCTGCTGATTTCCGATATTCCTTTCGAGAAAGCCGTCGGCGGTGTGCGTGTCGGGTTCGACGGGAAGTCCTACATCCTCAATCCCACGTACGAGCAGATGAAAACTTCGCTCCTCGACTTAGTCGTCGCTGGCACCGCGAATGCCGTGACGATGGTCGAAAGTGGTGCCAAAATGCTGAGCGAAGAGCAAATGCTCGAGGCGTTGCGCTTCGGCCATGCTGCCATTCAGAAGATCTGCGAGGTGCAGGATGCTCTGCGGGCGGCCGTCGGGAAAGAGAAGGTTGCCTACACGAAGCCGGAGCGCAACCCCACGCTGGAAGAAAAGATCCGCCAGCTTTCGCAGCCCAAATTCGCAAAGATCGCGGAGATCTACGAGAAGAAAGAACGCAACGAGGCGCTGGAAGAGGCGCGCGACGAGATCATCGATGCCCTGAGCGACGAATACCCCGAAGTCAAAGAGCTGATGAAAAGTGTCTTCGAGGATGAGTATTCGCAGGCCATGCGCCGTCGCATCCTCGAAAGCGGGATTCGTGCGGATGGGCGCGGTCTGAAGGATATCCGACCCATTTCGATCGAAGTTGGCATCTTACCGCGCGCCCATGGCAGCGCTCTCTTCACGCGTGGCCAGACCCAATCGCTGGGCGTGCTGACGCTCGGTACAGGCGAGGATGCGCAGGAAACCGACTACCTCGACGACACAAGCGAGCACTTCTTCTACCTACACTACAATTTCCCCTCGTTTAGCGTGGGAGAAGTGCGGCCAGTTCGTGGGCCGGGCCGACGCGAGATTGGGCACGGCCATTTGGCCCAGCGCGCAATCGCGCCCGTCATCCCAGACCGTGACAAGTTCCCATACACGATTCGACTCGTCAGCGAGATCCTTGAGTCGAATGGTTCCTCCTCCATGGCAAGTGTGTGCAGCGGGATCCTTGCGCTGATGGACGGCGGCGTGCCGATCAGCGAGCCAGTCGCGGGCATCGCCATGGGCCTCATTAAGGAAGGCGACCGCTATGCGGTCCTGAGCGACATCATGGGGCTGGAGGACCACCTCGGAGACATGGATTTCAAAGTCGCGGGGACGCGCGACGGAATCACGGCCCTTCAAATGGACATCAAGATCGAGGGCGTGACATTCGACATCATGGAAAAAGCGCTCGCTCAGGCGAAAGAAGGGCGCCAGTACATTCTTGAAAAGATGTTGGAAGCAATTCCTGCCCCACGGCCTGAGCTCAAGCCGCACGCCCCCCGAATCGAAATGATCACCATCAATCCCGAAAAGATCCGCGACGTGATTGGCGCCGGTGGAAAAATCATTAAAGAGATTGTGGCCACGACGGGCGCCAAGATTGACATCAATGACGATGGTCGGATTTTCATCGCCAGCGCGGACCAAGAGGCCATGCAAAAGGCGATCAACTGGATCCGCGAGCTCACGGCCGAAGCGGAGTTGGGTCAGCTCTACACTGGGAAGGTCACCCGCATCGAGGATTTCGGCGCTTTCGTTGAGATTCTGCCGGGCAAAGACGGGCTGGTGCACATCAGTGAGCTCGAGCCGCGGCGCGTGGAGCGCGTAGAGGATGTCTGCAAGCTCGGCGATCAGATGCTGGTCAAAGTAATCGGTATTGACGAAAAAGGGAAAATCCGCCTGTCGCGTAAGCAAGCGCTCTATCCTGAGAGCGGCAAGGCCTCGGAGAGTAGTGCGAAAAAGCCAGAGCGTGGGTCTGGAAGCGAGCGCCCTCGAGCGCAAGGCCATGGGGAGCAGCGATCTGGGCGTTCTGGGATGACGCATCATTCCGAGCGCCGGGGAGAAAAATCCCACGGCCACGGCGGAGGTCACAGTGGTGGCGGTCACCATGGAGGACGCGAGACTCGACACACTTCTTCTCAGTCGCATCCCCCAAAGCGATCCGAGGAGAAAAGCGAGTCGTCGGTTCAAGAAAAGCCGTGGACTCAGGAGATCAAGGACGAGCTCCACGAGCACTGAACGCTGAGTGACCCCCCTGTCAATCGGACGGGCGGCGAAACCAAGAAAGGCGCCGATCTGGCAGACCGTAATTCTTAAGCCGTGCTGACCGTGGGTTGGCACGGCTTAGCTGTTCGTTGAGCCGGCTCGGCCTTCCACCAAATGGAAAATGTTCCACAACCAGCCGCTGTTCATCCCCTTTGTAAAAAATACTTGACAAGACGTTTTCCTCTTGCATGTCGCCCGACTCATTCCGGAAGCTTCACGGTAGATAAGCTGGAGGTAGACTGGTTAAGGGGCGAGGGAGCCCCTCAGGCACGAGTGAACGTCATGCTGGGTGTGAATGTCGATCGAGTCTTCCTTGGTGCATTGTGGGAGTGATTGGGCGGATCTTGTGAAGTTGGCGAGCGCGAAGGGGGTGCGCGGACGACAGGGTATGTGCGCGCGATAGGCGATGAACGGCAGGCCAACGGTTGCAAGGAAAGGAGTCAGGGGATGATCAAGCGGTGCTTCGAATGCAATGCGCCGCTGGCGCAGTCCGGGTTGATTGTGGCGATGGAACAACGGGAGCATTTCGCCATCACTCGCCACACGGAGGGGTGCAATCGTTGTGCGCAAAACCTACTTGAGTTCCTGCGCAAGTCGGGATCCTCCAGCCGCTATTGGAATCAGTGCGTAGATTGTGCGTTCTGCGGAGGGAAACTCCCCATAGTGCGTCTCCGCTTTCAAATTAAGGATGTCGCAAGCCGCCATTTAGCGATTTGCGAGAAGTGCTACAATGCGATGCGCGACCAGCTCATTCTGGATTTCCCGAACTTTGTGATGTTTGTGGAGTTGGAATGGAAAACACGGGGCATGAAAAATCAGGCGCGGACTCCATGGCCAAACGGCACCTATGTGCGCGTCCGACCTACGGCCTCTCGCTACGCAGGTGAAGTGGGTAAAATTGCTGGGTTCCGATGCCTCGTCCAGCCGTGGTTCGGTTACGATGTCGTGTTCTCAAACGGCAAGCGGCACTTCTTTCACGAACGTGACCTCGAGATTGTCAGCACCCCCGGCTATTTGGAAAAGCGGAACCTTGAACAAGCGGGTTGAGTTGCTACCTGGCTTGGAATAGAAGTCAGCGTGCCCGCATCTGCTCGACGAGTTGTTTGGCGAGCGGGCACTGCGGATCCCGCTCGAAAGCTTTGGCAAGGTAACGAGAAACCGCATCCTGTTCACCGGTCCGCCAGGCAGCCCAAGCCGCAAGCGCGTAACTGTACGCACATCCGTTGGAAATCTCCACGACGCGGCGAAGTTCCGTAAGGGCGGCCGCTTGTGTCTGTGGATCCTCAACGGCCTGTAAGAATTTTTGCAGTTGATATGGCGAGGCGTAGCGAATCTCTTGAGCGCGCTGCTCTTCACTCATCGCGCTCCGTTTCACGAAAATTGCACTATCGTCGT
Coding sequences within it:
- a CDS encoding Polyribonucleotide nucleotidyltransferase, which produces MTEANSTIATSVAEVSVPFGPDKLILSTGKLAKQANGSVLATVGGTVVLATVVMAPPRPEPLDFFPLTVDYREKLYAAGRIPGGYFKREGRPTEPEILRARLIDRPIRPLFPDGFTQEVQVYVNVLSFDGQNNADVVGLCAASAALLISDIPFEKAVGGVRVGFDGKSYILNPTYEQMKTSLLDLVVAGTANAVTMVESGAKMLSEEQMLEALRFGHAAIQKICEVQDALRAAVGKEKVAYTKPERNPTLEEKIRQLSQPKFAKIAEIYEKKERNEALEEARDEIIDALSDEYPEVKELMKSVFEDEYSQAMRRRILESGIRADGRGLKDIRPISIEVGILPRAHGSALFTRGQTQSLGVLTLGTGEDAQETDYLDDTSEHFFYLHYNFPSFSVGEVRPVRGPGRREIGHGHLAQRAIAPVIPDRDKFPYTIRLVSEILESNGSSSMASVCSGILALMDGGVPISEPVAGIAMGLIKEGDRYAVLSDIMGLEDHLGDMDFKVAGTRDGITALQMDIKIEGVTFDIMEKALAQAKEGRQYILEKMLEAIPAPRPELKPHAPRIEMITINPEKIRDVIGAGGKIIKEIVATTGAKIDINDDGRIFIASADQEAMQKAINWIRELTAEAELGQLYTGKVTRIEDFGAFVEILPGKDGLVHISELEPRRVERVEDVCKLGDQMLVKVIGIDEKGKIRLSRKQALYPESGKASESSAKKPERGSGSERPRAQGHGEQRSGRSGMTHHSERRGEKSHGHGGGHSGGGHHGGRETRHTSSQSHPPKRSEEKSESSVQEKPWTQEIKDELHEH